A genomic segment from Microcella flavibacter encodes:
- a CDS encoding Fe-S cluster assembly protein HesB has translation MLTLTPTASTVIETLVAREGAPETAGLRIDSGTPESTEFAVSVAGEPQPGDQVVEAGAARVFLEPNASAALDDKVLDAQVSEEGAVRFAIGEQAPQA, from the coding sequence ATGCTCACACTGACGCCGACCGCCAGCACCGTCATCGAGACCCTCGTCGCCCGCGAGGGCGCACCGGAGACCGCCGGGCTCCGCATCGACTCCGGCACCCCCGAGAGCACCGAGTTCGCCGTCTCGGTCGCGGGGGAGCCGCAGCCCGGCGACCAGGTCGTCGAGGCCGGCGCCGCCCGCGTCTTCCTCGAGCCGAACGCCTCCGCCGCCCTCGACGACAAGGTGCTCGACGCCCAGGTCAGCGAGGAGGGCGCCGTGCGCTTCGCCATCGGCGAGCAGGCCCCGCAGGCCTAG